In a single window of the Streptomyces sp. NBC_00285 genome:
- a CDS encoding ABC transporter ATP-binding protein produces MTQVVTDTMVRVEDIHRSFGEGAAAVHALRGVSFEVPRGELVALKGRSGSGKTTLLNIVGGLDRPDRGRVVLDGVEVAGLDEDGLLALRRDRIGFVFQSFGLIPILTAAENVGVPMRLRRVDARAREERVELLLALVGLSDHAKQRPGELSGGQQQRVAIARALANNPALLVADEPTGQLDAETGHAVMELLRAVVRSENVTALVATHDATLLDLADRVLELGDGEIVGA; encoded by the coding sequence ATGACTCAGGTGGTCACGGACACCATGGTGCGGGTCGAGGACATCCACAGGTCCTTCGGCGAGGGGGCCGCCGCGGTGCACGCGCTGCGCGGGGTCTCCTTCGAGGTGCCGCGCGGCGAGCTCGTCGCCCTCAAGGGGCGCTCGGGCTCCGGGAAGACCACGCTCCTCAACATCGTCGGCGGGCTCGACCGGCCCGACCGGGGACGGGTCGTACTCGACGGGGTCGAGGTCGCCGGGCTGGACGAGGACGGGCTGCTGGCCCTGCGCCGGGACCGTATCGGCTTCGTCTTCCAGTCCTTCGGGCTCATTCCGATCCTCACCGCCGCCGAGAACGTCGGCGTCCCGATGCGGCTGCGCCGGGTGGACGCACGCGCGCGTGAGGAGCGCGTCGAGCTGCTGCTGGCCCTGGTGGGCCTCTCCGACCACGCCAAGCAGCGCCCGGGGGAACTCTCCGGCGGCCAGCAGCAGCGCGTCGCCATCGCCCGCGCGCTCGCCAACAACCCCGCCCTCCTCGTCGCCGACGAGCCGACCGGACAGCTGGACGCGGAGACCGGCCACGCCGTCATGGAGCTCCTGCGAGCCGTCGTACGCAGCGAGAACGTCACCGCACTGGTCGCCACCCACGACGCGACCCTGCTGGACCTCGCCGACCGGGTGCTGGAGCTGGGGGACGGGGAGATCGTGGGGGCCTGA